A window of Vigna unguiculata cultivar IT97K-499-35 chromosome 4, ASM411807v1, whole genome shotgun sequence contains these coding sequences:
- the LOC114182715 gene encoding uncharacterized protein LOC114182715, with the protein MARTSLLHLLRSQSSRHFCRTTPSAYQCFRSSTCGRPITPNPSHKTSSHLAVFQRRWASPAPAAEEDDKISIGPRGGGQSVEPDKETGIVYHGPISNTIKKVKLLSLSTCCLSVSLGPVITFMTSPDMNVILKGAVASSVIFLSASTTAALHWFVSPYIHKLRWQPGSDSFEVEMLSWLATSIPKTIKFSDIRPPETQRPFVTFKANGNFYFVDAEHCHNKALLARLTPQKGTHDSAFKNL; encoded by the exons ATGGCAAGAACCTCTCTCCTTCACTTGCTGCGATCACAGAGTTCCCGCCACTTCTGCAGAACCACTCCTTCAG CATACCAATGTTTTAGGTCCTCAACCTGTGGACGGCCCATTACACCCAATCCATCTCATAAAACTTCGTCCCATCTTGCTGTTTTCCAAAGAAGATGGGCATCACCAGCCCCAGCTGCAGAGGAAGATGACAAGATTAGCATTGGACCTCGTGGTGGAGGACAATCAGTGGAACCCGACAAGGAAACTGGAATTGTTTATCATGGCCCGATCTCAAACACCATAAAGAAAGTAAAACTTTTGTCTCTCTCAACTTGCTGCCTCTCGGTGTCCCTCGGTCCGGTCATAACCTTCATGACATCCCCCGACATGAATGTCATCCTCAAAGGTGCAGTGGCATCATCTGTAATATTCCTCAGTGCCTCTACAACTGCTGCCCTTCATTGGTTCGTTAGCCCGTATATTCACAAACTCAGGTGGCAGCCGGGTTCGGACAGCTTCGAGGTGGAGATGCTGTCCTGGCTGGCAACTTCAATTCCAAAGACTATCAAGTTTTCCGATATTCGACCACCGGAAACCCAAAGGCCTTTTGTCACATTTAAGGCCAATGGGAACTTTTACTTTGTGGACGCAGAGCACTGTCATAATAAGGCGCTTCTGGCTAGACTCACCCCACAAAAAGGGACTCATGATTCAGCTTTCAAAAACTTGTGA